The proteins below come from a single Acanthopagrus latus isolate v.2019 chromosome 4, fAcaLat1.1, whole genome shotgun sequence genomic window:
- the LOC119018304 gene encoding uncharacterized protein LOC119018304, translating to MNTTYALRRQEIVGALVAPRVRDVVDRWPALLMESQVLAEFHRINNVNLRNQFYKELDRHTPKLITLFREKAIRTGKIAEELGKLMRIYDLEEQRDVNMRPALVLRALPVYLREDASQFFRTCNSADGPDLTDTPVALLTVAFHDTTDAALFSPESISVVMEDEILVSGPTNLVDSFLLLFWDIYALDLQYPKNLELTFTFIQKVVMCLDDNKPLKGRLLTQKNDLFNE from the exons ATGAACACAACCTATGCCCTTCGTCGGCAAGAAATCGTCGGAGCTCTTGTAGCTCCACGGGTGAGAGATGTCGTGGACAGATGGCCAGCCCTACTTATGGAGTCacag GTGTTGGCAGAGTTCCACCGGATCAACAACGTTAACCTGCGCAATCAATTCTACAAGGAGCTGGATAGACACACACCTAAACTCATCACCTTGTTCAGAGAGAAGGCTATCAGGACTGGCAAGATAGCGGAAGAACTTGGCAAGCTCATGAGGATTTATGACCTTGAG GAACAACGTGATGTAAATATGAGACCGGCCCTTGTCCTTCGTGCACTTCCTGTGTACTTGCGTGAAGATGCCTCCCAGTTCTTCAGGACCTGTAAT tcAGCAGATGGCCCAGACCTCACAGACACTCCGGTGGCTCTCCTGACAGTCGCTTTTCATGACACCACTGATGCGGCCCTCTTCAGCCCTGAGAGCATCTCTGTTGTCATGGAGGATGAAATACTTGTGAGTGGTCCCACAAATCTGGTTGACTCATTTCTCCTGCTTTTTTGGGACATCTATGCACTAGACCTACAGTACCCAAAGAATCTTGAgcttacattcacatttatcCAGAAAGTTGTGATGTGTCTT GATGACAACAAACCACTGAAAGGGCGTCTACTGACGCAGAAGAATGATTTGTTCAATGAGTGA